Proteins encoded by one window of Misgurnus anguillicaudatus chromosome 4, ASM2758022v2, whole genome shotgun sequence:
- the foxj1b gene encoding forkhead box protein J1-B gives MPVLMSPEIANKFKEKWMMLHPEDQDNVSGSIHFDDSLTSLHWLQNFSILSASPERILTCHPQHLIYHKNQLGGNDSPSSPPAGDTAATGMPQTPGNPTTSCSSLANAYVHQQAGHYITGQTNPSEEIDYKTNRHVKPPYSYATLICMAMQASNKTKITLSAIYSWITENFCYYRYAEPSWQNSIRHNLSLNKCFMKVPRQKDEPGKGGFWQIDPQYADMFVNGVFKRRRMPATHFNTQRQSKMLSSPSSSFGSHCNQTGQQMGMGHFQGPVSGNKRKQVFPKRASKLARVSKSPLLTTEIKTSDVLRGDFDLASVFDDVLSGNDSTFEDLDINTALNSLGCEMDLSAQNQHGPGYSNEDEQACAYLEANGMMGCNMEEFHHQQHHHQQVQVHPQYYEGATLFSDQVQQHQQHPWEIKEEVQPIPISLDHGYGICEGFLSEMQLWERAESYL, from the exons ATGCCCGTGTTAATGAGTCCCGAGATAGCGAACAAATTCAAAGAGAAATGGATGATGCTTCACCCGGAGGATCAGGACAACGTCAGCGGCTCCATTCATTTTGACGACAGTCTCACAAGTCTGCACTGGCTGCAGAACTTCTCCATCCTGAGTGCCAGTCCGGAGAGGATTCTCACCTGCCATCCCCAACATCTCATCTACCACAAAAACCAACTTGGGGGAAACGACTCACCCTCCAGCCCACCTGCCGGAGATACAGCGGCCACGGGGATGCCACAGACACCCGGCAATCCCACAACCTCCTGCAGCAGTCTGGCAAATGCGTACGTCCACCAACAAGCAGGACACTACATAACGGGGCAAACAAATCCGTCCGAGGAGATAGACTATAAAACAAACCGCCACGTGAAGCCACCTTATTCATATGCCACGCTGATTTGCATGGCAATGCAAGCTAGTAACAAAACCAAAATCACTCTGTCCGCCATATACAGCTGGATCACAGAGAACTTCTGCTATTACAGATACGCGGAGCCAAGCTGGCAG AATTCAATCCGCCACAATTTGTCCCTGAACAAGTGCTTCATGAAGGTGCCCAGACAGAAGGATGAGCCAGGAAAGGGAGGCTTTTGGCAGATCGACCCCCAGTACGCTGACATGTTTGTCAATGGCGTTTTCAAGCGACGGCGAATGCCTGCCACACACTTCAATACCCAGAGACAGAGCAAAATGCTATCCTCCCCCAGCTCCTCTTTTGGCTCCCATTGCAACCAAACTGGCCAACAAATGGGAATGGGTCATTTCCAAGGACCCGTCTCAGGAAACAAACGCAAACAGGTCTTCCCCAAACGAGCGAGCAAGCTCGCCAGAGTCTCCAAGTCCCCTCTTTTAACCACAGAGATCAAAACATCAGATGTACTGAGAGGTGATTTCGACCTTGCCTCTGTTTTCGATGATGTGCTCAGTGGGAATGACAGCACATTCGAGGATCTGGATATCAACACAGCCCTGAACTCGTTGGGGTGTGAGATGGACCTATCTGCACAGAACCAGCACGGGCCTGGCTACAGCAACGAGGACGAGCAGGCTTGTGCTTACCTAGAGGCGAATGGCATGATGGGATGCAACATGGAGGAGTTTCACCACCAGCAGCATCATCACCAGCAGGTGCAGGTTCATCCGCAATATTACGAAGGAGCGACTCTGTTCTCGGATCAGGTTCAGCAGCATCAGCAGCACCCCTGGGAGATTAAAGAGGAAGTCCAACCCATCCCAATTTCTTTGGATCACGGCTATGGCATCTGTGAGGGATTCCTTTCGGAGATGCAACTGTGGGAGAGAGCAGAGTCATATCTGTGA